The Corynebacterium sphenisci DSM 44792 genome includes the window CACGGCGGTGTCCCCGCCGTCCAGGATCCCGGTGAGCAGCCGGGTGGCGGCCACCGAGGGCAGCAGGTCCAGGGCGGCGGCCAGGGGGCCGGGCAGCTCCGGGCCGACGGCGACCAGGGTGGCCGCGCCGAGCAGCAGGAACCAGATCAGGTTGGCCAGGGCGAGGATGAGCTCCGCGCCGAGGGTGCCGCCCATGAGCAGCCCCATGGTGGCGAAGCTCGCGGTGGCCAGCAGGGTGGCCGCCAGCACCAGGGCCATGGCGCCCGGGCCGGCCCGGAAGCCCAGGGCGATGGCGGTGGCGGTCATCAGCGCGAACTGGATGGCGACCACCACACCGACCGCGCCGACCTTGCCGGCGATGATCGCCCAGCGCGGCAGCCCGGAGGCGCCGACCCGCTTCAGGGCCCCGTAGCGGCGGTCGAAGCCCACCGCGATGGCCTGGCCGGTGAACCCGGCGGACATCGCGGAGACGGCGAGCACCATCGGGTAGACCGCGTCGATGGGCTCCGCCACGTCGAGCACCGGCACCACGGTGAAGCCGACCAGCAGGGCCAGCGGGATCACCATGGACAGCAGCGCCTGCTCCCCGTGCCGCAGGATCAGCGCGGTCTCCATCCGGGTCTGCGCGACGAGCACCCGGCGCATCGGCGCCGCCCCCGGGTTGGGGGCGAAGGTGCCGCGGGGGAACCTGCTGGTGGTCTCGGGGCTCTCCGCCACGTCAGCTCCTCATCTCT containing:
- a CDS encoding ABC transporter permease; the encoded protein is MAESPETTSRFPRGTFAPNPGAAPMRRVLVAQTRMETALILRHGEQALLSMVIPLALLVGFTVVPVLDVAEPIDAVYPMVLAVSAMSAGFTGQAIAVGFDRRYGALKRVGASGLPRWAIIAGKVGAVGVVVAIQFALMTATAIALGFRAGPGAMALVLAATLLATASFATMGLLMGGTLGAELILALANLIWFLLLGAATLVAVGPELPGPLAAALDLLPSVAATRLLTGILDGGDTAVPLLVLLAWGLLCGWAATRLFRFEASGE